CTCTATAACAAATAACTTGGTGCAATATTTAGCAAGTCATCACAGCTATACACtcttaaaactcttaatttacaGAAAGACTGAGTAAGAGGTTGTCCATGACATAGTTCAACAAGGTTGCAATTATCCTTAATATGCAATTCCTCTAAATTGTGGAAAGTTGAGTTTGGTGTCCATTCCAATGTATTGAAGAGATACCTTATCTTATCACAATCTTTGATCCGAAGATACTTCAATTCATTGAACACTTCTTCAATTTGGTCAAGACTAAAACTCTctaaattaacaatattttctAAAGTTAGACATTCAGTTCTTTTGACCAAACTTCTAAGCTTGTCATATATCATTGAAATGTTAGTCCCTATGATCTCCATATTTCTTGAGTACAACATTGTActcaaatatttttgaaatcgAGATTCACCCCAAATAAATGGACTATGACTTATTACTAAGGTAAAGCTAGACAGTCTTTTGAATGACAAGAAATTTGGTAACAAATGAAGCTTACttggaataaaaatatgtaagCTAGTCAATCGGGACAAGGCTTCTAATTCAACCAGATTGGCATTGCTACCATTTTCAGATTCCCatttaacaaaatgattaatataCAACTCCTCTAACTTTCGAAGAGAAGACATAACGCCACAAGGTATAAGTTCTAAATCCATATTATTCAAATCTAACAACCTGAGGTTAGTTAATTGACTAAAGGATAAAGGGATCTCCTTAACAAGTTTAGAATcagaaagagaaagaatgtCAAGTTTGCTTAGACTTCCAATTACTGATAGATCTACCAACTTGGAAGCACTAACATCTAATGTTCCAAGATTTGTGAGAAATGAAAGTGAATCAAACAATGTCTCAATGTATGTTCGTCCCAAGTTTAAAACTTTGAGATTTGGTATTTTCTCAAAGAAACTACTAAGGACaacaaaacttttattttcttgtagCAATAAAGCCTCCAATTTTGGGTGTTCTAACCCATTCGGTAGCTCCCCAGTATAATTTCCCACTAATGAGATACATGTGAAATCTTCAAATGTATCCTCATTTCCCAATGCACCATTTACCATGAACTTGTAGTTGCATCTAAGAGCTCTAGCTATTGCAAAATCACGAATAACATCATGTATTTTTACATACATTTTACTTTCTTCAATCAAGAGAAAGGAAGAGGCTATGGTACTTACAATAGCATGAACCTTGTTTCTGACATCCTCAATTGCCTCGAGAGTGTCTCCAAACCACTTCAAACCTACCCAATATGTAGCCAAATCTTCAACAGGAATTTTGTAATCCTCTGGAAATaagctacaaaacaaaaaaagtgattttgtCTCATTTTCTAGGTAATTGAAGCTAAATTCCAAAGATAAAAAGACTTCTCTCTCCAATTCTGGGACACTTGAAGGGGTAGACATTTTTAGTTGTCTTACTGCATTCCTCCACTCATGCTTGTTCTTATCTTTTAAAACTCCTGCTATTATCACAATTGCAAGTGGCAATCCCCCACATTGAGTAGTTACCTCTCTTGCAGTTGGGTTAATATCAGAACTTTCAACAATTGGGCCCGCAATCTTGCTAAAAAGCTCCCAAGATTCTTGTTTAGATAATATTTCAACCGTATATATCTTTTGGCAACCCATTCCATTACATACATCTCTATTTCGAGAggtgattaaaattttacaacCTCTATGGTCAATCCCAAAAGGAATACCGATCTCACCCAATTTAATTATCTCCCAAGCATCGTCTAATATTATGAGTACCCGtttctctttcttgattctatacCGCAATAAACTTGCTCTTTCTAATTCAGAATCTGTCGGAAGAGATTTTAAACCCAACATATCAGCAATCTCGCCTTGAATCTTCATAATCTTGGGGTTTCGAGAGACAACCGCCATCGCTACAGCATCATACTCCTTGGCTTTTTTCACATGGTGGCTGATTTCTTTAATTAGTGTGGTTTTACCAATGCCCGCCATCCCACATATTCCAATTTTGTTGACATTGTTAGCATCAATTAAGGCCTTCATAACTTCCTTCTTAAATGAATTTCTAGATCCGAATATGCTAGAATTAAATACCTCAGATGAAGATATAATTCCAGATGGGGGAGCAGAACAAGACACATTTACAAGATTTCCCAGTTTTTGAAGCTGATCAGAAATCGCCAGAGTATGTTTTTTTGCCTCTGTACTGAATCGATAACGCTGTCTGAGATTAATCCACCACCCCTTGAGGGACCTCTTGTTGGCTTTGCCTTCATCTTCCAAAAACTTTTCAGCCTTTGCAGAAACATCATCAACTTCAGGTAACCACTTTTGAACAAAATCAGAGATGATCTCTCCATTTCTTTTA
This is a stretch of genomic DNA from Mangifera indica cultivar Alphonso chromosome 11, CATAS_Mindica_2.1, whole genome shotgun sequence. It encodes these proteins:
- the LOC123228780 gene encoding disease resistance protein At4g27190-like, which encodes MEIVTSVGGKVADNVFAAAGDQLGYLFHYNDNVEKLKKQAEKLRDSRDMVQKKTESAKRNGEIISDFVQKWLPEVDDVSAKAEKFLEDEGKANKRSLKGWWINLRQRYRFSTEAKKHTLAISDQLQKLGNLVNVSCSAPPSGIISSSEVFNSSIFGSRNSFKKEVMKALIDANNVNKIGICGMAGIGKTTLIKEISHHVKKAKEYDAVAMAVVSRNPKIMKIQGEIADMLGLKSLPTDSELERASLLRYRIKKEKRVLIILDDAWEIIKLGEIGIPFGIDHRGCKILITSRNRDVCNGMGCQKIYTVEILSKQESWELFSKIAGPIVESSDINPTAREVTTQCGGLPLAIVIIAGVLKDKNKHEWRNAVRQLKMSTPSSVPELEREVFLSLEFSFNYLENETKSLFLFCSLFPEDYKIPVEDLATYWVGLKWFGDTLEAIEDVRNKVHAIVSTIASSFLLIEESKMYVKIHDVIRDFAIARALRCNYKFMVNGALGNEDTFEDFTCISLVGNYTGELPNGLEHPKLEALLLQENKSFVVLSSFFEKIPNLKVLNLGRTYIETLFDSLSFLTNLGTLDVSASKLVDLSVIGSLSKLDILSLSDSKLVKEIPLSFSQLTNLRLLDLNNMDLELIPCGVMSSLRKLEELYINHFVKWESENGSNANLVELEALSRLTSLHIFIPSKLHLLPNFLSFKRLSSFTLVISHSPFIWGESRFQKYLSTMLYSRNMEIIGTNISMIYDKLRSLVKRTECLTLENIVNLESFSLDQIEEVFNELKYLRIKDCDKIRYLFNTLEWTPNSTFHNLEELHIKDNCNLVELCHGQPLTQSFCKLRVLRVYSCDDLLNIAPSYLL